From a single Sinomonas atrocyanea genomic region:
- a CDS encoding rhodanese-like domain-containing protein gives MSDFETVRVEALPADGTLLDVREDYEWEAGHAEGAVHIPLEQLPARLDELDPDDDLLVICRTGGRSARATQWLVANGYSAVNVAGGMDAWLTAGRPLVAENGQPPTVL, from the coding sequence ATGTCTGATTTCGAGACTGTCCGTGTCGAGGCGCTGCCGGCGGACGGCACCCTGCTCGATGTGCGCGAGGACTACGAGTGGGAGGCCGGCCACGCCGAGGGCGCCGTGCACATCCCGCTCGAGCAGCTGCCGGCGCGCCTTGACGAGCTCGACCCCGACGACGACCTGCTCGTCATCTGCCGCACCGGCGGCCGCTCGGCCCGGGCCACCCAGTGGCTCGTCGCGAACGGCTACTCGGCGGTCAACGTGGCCGGCGGCATGGACGCGTGGCTCACCGCGGGCCGGCCGCTCGTGGCCGAGAACGGCCAGCCTCCCACGGTGCTCTGA